The nucleotide window tgtttgtttattttcaagaaagagaaagacagagcacgagtgggggaagggcagagagcaaggacacacagaatccaaagcaggttccagactctgagctatcagcacagagccggacgcagggctcaaacccatgaaccatgagatcatgacctgagcccaaagtcagacactcaaccgacttagccacccaggcacccccacaatcttaaatgattttaaacaagTTTAGGGGCGCCTAACTGGTTCAGTCCAtacagcatgagactcttgatctctgggtcatacattcaagccccatgttgggggtagacattatttaaaaataaaatctttaaggaaaaaaatagtctggggcacctggtggctcagtctgttaggcctctgactcttggtttgggctcaggtcatgatctcggcggtttgtaagttcaagttaaatttaaatttaaaaaatttaaaaattaaaaaaaaaaaaagaaaaaagaaacagtcttaaaaaaaataataaagacaggtGCTGGAGggggctgagttggttaagcatctgatttcggctcaggtcctgatctcagggtttgtgggttccagccccacacgaGACTCCaagctcacagtgtggagcccacttgggattccctctctctctctctctctctctctgcttccccccacgcttgcactttctctctctctctcaaataaacgcttaaaaaaaataaattcaaaacataaTGATTCgagtaaaaatcaaaattaatgccaaaaggggcgcctgggtggccaagtccgttaagcatctgactttggctcgggtcgttatctcacggtttgtgagttcgcgccccTCATccggctccctgctgtcagcgcagagcctgcttcagatcctctctctctctgccccttcccctctggttccctctctcaaaataaataaacttttaaaaagttaatgccAAAAAATTCACCAGGGATGAAAAAAATATGCCCATTTTAAAGGAGGGATAGCTCTGCGTTGCAGAACCATACTTGGGATTTTCCACTACTCgtgattttaatttccttaaaggaCTGCATTGAAATGGGGTCTTGATGACTGGGTTTTGGTGCTCCCTTCAATGTTGCGCATCTCACCCAGGCCCCTCCTGGTGGGGATACCCTAGCAGACTGCCCGAGGGCGGCAGCGTGCCAGGCGCAGGAAGAGACACCTGTCGGGGAGGCTGCCTGACCACAGCTGGCACCGGGGGCTCTCCCGCCACTGCCGGCGGAGGACTCCGCGGGCTCTGGGCCCGCACAGGGAGCGGCTGGGCCCGTGCAGACAACATCGTCTACACCACGGTCTGGGGCCGCACCGCAGGGAAGGGTTCCGCTCGCGCCACAGTCGCCTCCCGCGCTCGCCTTGGCACACCGCCAGCCGGCTGCCTTGTTCCCGCCTCCCCGCCCACATTCCGGGCCAATCACGGCGCCGCCCCTGCCGGCGTCAACCAATGGGAGCTCCCGCCGGGCGGTGGACGGGCCGCCGGCGTCCGTTACCCGACAGGCCTCGCGGCAGCACGCGGTGCAGACTTCGCCTGGAGTCGGAGGCTGAGGTCGCGTTCTCgcgcggcggcagcagcagcggcggcgacGACACGGTTCCGAGGTGCGCTGGGCGTGGACGCCGGGCACAGGCCCGGGACCTGGGGGTCCGCAGCAGCGAAGTCCAGCGGTGGTCGGGCGTGGTGGCGAGGTCCCTCCGCTGCTGATGGCCGGGAGGTGTGAAGGAGGGCGTCCCCGGCGGCGGCTCCTCCGCgggccccagggcagggggccGGGCGGGAGGCGGGTGGGGGCCGGGCTCGGGTTGGCCGCCAAGGCCCCGGGTTTGCGCGTTCCTGGGTGGCCAGGGCGTTCCAGAATCCCCCAATTTGGTACGTTTACATTCAGCCCTGGGTGTGGCCCCCAGCCTCGCTTCACCAGCGCCGAGGCGCACTTGCACCCCAAAACCTGGCCTGGAGTGAAGTTACCGGACCTATCGCACAGGTGCGGTTACTTTCCCCGAGCAGGTGGACAGCCACCCGTATGTGCATCGTTGTGACACGTGCTCGAGGAGCCCTCGCAGCGGGCAGGCGCGTCCGGACGGGGAGACAGGCGGTGGACACCAGTCCCCCGGAAGTGTGGGGTGTTTGCCGGCCTGGCAGCGGTTCCCGGGACCGCGTGGGGTGGCGGGGATGGGACCTCGCGGAACGGACGTTTAGGGTGGGACCCGAAGGTCAAGCAGGAGCGGGAGTTCCGGGTGGCCGGCCGGGAGGTGGATGCGGCGGACCTGTGCCAGGAAGGAGGCTGGTGTGTCTGGAACCAAGGTGCCAAGGTTAACACAGAGCCCAGGCCCTTGGAGGGTCTCGCGGGAGATCCTACAGAGTTTTAGTCCTTGTTCATCCAAAGAACAACAACCATCTGTTGCTGAGTTGTAAGCAATAGGTTGAGCCGATCacatttgcattttggaaagattATTGCCGCCGTCCGTGTGGGGGTCTATTGGCGCTTGACGCTGTGTCGGATGTTAAAAGTGACAAGACCTGGTAGGGATGAAGGAGGTGTCAGGGGAGAGTCCTGTGGTTCTGGCTTGGTTCTGGGATTGAAAACACAGGAGCGAATCGTTTGGGAAATGAGAACTGGGAGGACACAATAAAGATGGGTacatacttaggagtggaattgctggtcacGTGGTCATGTGTTTAACTTATTTAGGAACTGCCAGATTGTTTTTCAAGCTGgcagcaccattttacattctcaccaacaatatTTGAGGCTTCCAGTTTCCGCaaacccttgccaacacttattttctgtgtgtgctttaaaaaatgataatatagcCATCCTAGAGAATATAAAGtatcttgatttgcatttccttaatacTGCTatattgagaatcttttcatgtgtttattggccatttgtacatctttggAGGATTGTTTATTCaaacctttttcttattttaaaaattgggctggctttttgttgctgagttctaagagttctttatatattatgggtAGTAGACCCTTACCAGATACAATGATTTACAAGTGTTTTTGTTgtactaaaatatttctttttgtcaaAGTTTTTGACGTTGGGCATCTGTTCACATTTAAGAATGAAGCCTGcacaatcaagaagaatgaaatcttgccatttgcagctatgtggatggaactggagggtattatgctaagtgaaattagtcagagaaagacagatatcctatgacttcactcatatgaggactttaagatacgaaactgatgaacataagggaagggaagcaaaaataatataaaaatagggagggggacaaaacactagagactcttaaatatggagaacaaacagggttactggaggggttgtgggaggggaatgggctaaattggtaaggggcgttaaggaatctactactgaagtcattgttgcactatatgctgtcttggatgtaaaataaataaataaatgaatgaatgaatgaatgaatgaatgaatgaagcctgCAACACATTGAATACAGACTTGAATGCAGAGTCAGATATGAATGAGATCCCAGCTCGCTAAAACagatattaaagagatttgcaaaatgtTAATGCTCTTCTTactaatatatttgaaaatacacatttttacatttaaaatgttacttatgCTAAGAATTGGGTTTGTTAgtgttaataaatattgaaattttttctattttaattctaacGTGATAAGTATTAATAGATACTGTCCACATAAATACTCCTTGAggttctcaatattttttaagaatgtgaaGACTTTCTGAGCGCAAAAAATAAGAAACCACAGATGTATTGTAATGTCAGTTATTTTGATAGGCTAGCTTTCTGTTCatcttactctttattttaaatatttacctgGAATTCCTAGAGTAGGATCTTTACTGACTTAAGTAAAATCCTGTAAGCCAGGAGTTActaggaatttttaaatgtggtataAAGTCCATAAATCCTTtcaattatatgtgtgtgtatgtgcattttcTCAGGGAAGTTAAGTGTGTGATTTTTATCAAATCTTTGGAAACTCCATAACCCCAAAGGTTAACAACCATGAGCCAGTCTTAaggcagtaaaaataataaaaggctaCTAAACTCTTGGTAttaggccatttttttttctgttactagctaaaaaagaatttctgaaacATGAAATTAGAGGTTGAATACTTCCAGCCCAGAGTATCTGTAAGCTTCACAACTGTATATCTATTTCAGTTTGTACATGTTACAGGCACTTAGAACttactatatataaaatgaactCATCGTCTCCCATGGCTTCccatccaaaagaaaaataatataaaattattccttCTCCTTTGTTCCTAGTTGAGTGAGTGTACCATCAATGATGATGAGTTCACTTTGacacatattaaatatatcatCTTGTCTCCTCTTTTTACCCCTCTTTACCTGGGGGCCAtcccatatttgtttttttaactcgAGATGCTCTTTTCCCTTTGAGATGCTCTTTCCTAGTGGTTAGCCCCTATGTGACCTTTATGATTTAGCTTAGATGTCACTTTCTTTATTAAGATTTCCCTTACCTTTATCAATGCAACCATGCTATATTGTCGACTTAATTATCTGTGAAATCCAAAGTAGATATAGGTTATATTTCTCTTACTAGGCTAGAATAttagtttttattgctttttaagtacactttcagttttaaaaattccaaatgtgtttgtgtgtgtgacattATATCCTTTATGtcaaaatcaatattaaattGATATAGTAGTCACTATGATAGCAGACTCCTATTTGCATGTCTTTCAGATCTTAGTTTAAACGACAATGACAGTTCCTCAGGAAGGCCTTCCCTAACCCTAAGACTAGGGCAGGTCATTTTATGTCACACATAGCAATTTGTGTCTTTCCAAATCTCTAGAGTATAGAAATTTCCTAGAGTATTATTTCTTGGCCCCAATTAAGCTGtggaatgtgtatttttaaagagtGTCCCAAGTGATTCTCATATTGGGCAAGTTTGAGAAAAGGGAccctataataaaatttatatgctCCCTCTCCATTCTCCCATCCCATGTTTGGAAATCACTTGTTATGTGTCTATCATGTTTCACAAGGGTGGAGACTAATCAACTGTGTATCCTCAACACTTAGCATATGACTTAAACAGATTCGGTCATTAttgcattatgtatttttttacatttattcaatattaattattattttattttatttttttatattgaatttttatttaagaatgatTCTCTAGAGAAGGGTATACATTCCTGAAACTGGAATGGAACTTACTGGTAATAGGATAGGTATATGTTTGACATCATTAGAAACTTCCAAACAGTGtttcaaaatagttttaacaATTTGCATTCCCTCTAGCAGTGTTGTTATGAATTCCTGTTTGCCTGCACCCTCACCAATATTTGGTGTTaatcagtgttctttttttttcttttttgccattcTACTGCGTGTGAAATGGTATGTTAGTGGTTtaaatttgcacttccctgatgactaatgatgttgagcactttctCATACATTTAAGAACATTCCATATGCCTTATGTTATGTGTGTGAAGTAATGTCCAAGTGAAGCTTTttgaagctttttttaaaattcgatttgtatgtgttctttacATAATCTGGGTAACAGTCCTCTGTTGGATatgtaaattgtaaatattttctcccagtctttgtcTTGTCCTGTcacttttttagtggtgtcttttgatgagcaGCAGTTTTGAAATTTTGTGGAAGTTTAAATTAACACCTTTTTAGTTAATACCTTTTGTATTCTAAGAATATTCTAAGCAATCTTTGCCTACCCCAAAGTCATGAATATATTCTCCTATATTTCCTTGAGAAAATTTACaggtttgttttttacattcagAAATATGATCCACCTCACCTCTGTTACCATATATGATGTAAAGGAGGGGTCCAGgtatttttcttctccccttcaaAAATCTGGTTGTGTCGGCACCATTTACTGAATATGCATCAGACCTTCCTTTCCACATTGAACTGAATTAGTGCCTTTCTCAAAATTCAAGTGGCTCTCTTTCTGGACTCTCATAATCTATTAGTTTAACATGCTACATTGCAAATACTGTAGCTTCATAATAAGTCTTGAGATACATGTCATTTAGCTTTCTTctaaattgttttggctattataggtttgttgcatttccatatacgTTTTTAATCAACTTGTCAACTTCTACCCCAAAAAAATTCTTCTGCAGTTTTGATTGAAATTGTGTTCAGTGTGTAGTTCAATTTGTAGAGAACAGATCTTAACAATACTGAGTTTcttgatccatgaacatggtatatctttccttttatttagttcTGCCTTAATTTCTCTTGGTAGTATTTTGTAAGTTTCAACATAAAAGTCTTACGCATCTTTCATTACATTTAACCAGtaagtttttcatgttttttgatgcttttgtaaatgatactcttaaaattttcattttccaaatctttGTTGCTAGAATATAGAAATGCACTTGGCCTTTTATTTTTcaaccttgctaaattcacttattagttgcAGTAGTTTCTTTCTATATCTTTTTGGCTTTTGTCTGTGCGTTACCATGTGGTCTGTGAATAAAGTagtttaaccttttttttcctctccagtctgtatgccttttattcaTTACATGGCTGATATCTCTAGTACATGAAATAAGTGGTAAGAgaacaaatgttttgtttttggtagaaaTTACTCGATTTTTCACCATCAAGCATGTTGTCTATatggttttttattctttcacgTTTTCTGTAGATACCCATTATTAGACTGAGGAAATTCCTTATTGTTTTTGGTTTACTGAGAGCTTTTACCGTGAATAGGTTCtgagttttaacaaatatttaatcaaattctttttctgcatctaccgAGAGAACCATgtgatttttctactttattcccTAACTTTGGTCAGTGACTGACTGcctttatatgttgctggatttgttTTGCAAAAAGTTATTTTAGGATATGTGACTCTATgtgctattggtatttttatttttttcttgcaggtTCCTCAGAGTTTGGTAACAAGGTTATGCTAGATCTGTAAAACATATTGGGAAGACTTCCCTCTTCCTCACTTTTCTAAAGGACTTTGGTTACCAAAGTTGAATTCTGCCTTTATTTCTACCTTAGTAGATGagtagaattcatcaatgaaacCATCTGCATCTGGAGTTTTCTTTGAGGGTAAATTTTTAATTACAGGCTTAATTTTCTTAAGAGATATAAGACtattcattaattcaaaaaggGGGGCTGtgtgtgggtagctcagtcggttaagcgccctacttcggctcaggtcatgatctcatggtttgtgagttcgagtcccgcatcgagctctgtgctgacacctcagagcctgctttggattctgtgtctccctgtctctttctttccctcccccacctgcacacactctctctctctctctcaaaagtaaatatttaaaaaaaagagagagatgggactattcacattgtttatttcttcttatatatGTTTTGGAAGGTTGTCGTTTTCAAGGAAATGTGTCTGAATTGTAGAATTTATCAGATAATGTTGTTCATTGCATTTACCATTGTTTTAATGTCTGAAGGTTCTATAATGTCCCCTTTATCATGTATGATATTGGCAATTTGCGTTTGCTCTTAAATGTTTTGTGTGGGTTTAATTTGTTctaatttttctagtttcttaagacAGACAACTGatgttaggggtgcctaggtggctcagttggttaagaatctgactcttggttttgactcaggtcatgatctcatagtttgtgaaatcgagccccacgtcaggctctgtgctgatgcaagcctgttggggattctctctctccctctctctctgcccctgccctgctctctttctctcttcctctctcaagataaataaatatttttaaatgataattgattttaaaccttttttcttttctgttataaGCTCTTAAAGCTATACATTTCCCTCTAAGCAGTACAacttttgatatgttgtattttcatcatttagtttaaaatattttctaatttccattgtgatatggttttttttttttttgcccatgaATTATTTACaagtgttttgtttaatttctaaatacttgggaaattattatccttttaattatTCTTAGTTGTGCTGTAGTCAGAAAATGTACTCTCAAGCGTGTGGAAGATTCTGGCCACGATGTAGTAACAGACTAGATTTATCATGTTGCCATAAAACAACTTGAAAACTAGGCCACGGGTATGAAACAGCTGTTTCCAGGCAGTGTGGGACTGCGACttcttaaggaaagaaaacatacagtatgAACCCTGTGGTAGCCTGGCTTCCTACCTGCAACACATTTGGCAGGTCAGTGGCTTTGAACCAGGTACCGCAAAGTGTGTTAGCTTGCTCAGGCAATGAAACCACATTTGGTTGAGCCCTTGCCGTTGGAGTCACCACCTAGTTAAGCGTATGATAAACGCACTGGCATCTCCAAGATGTATGTGTCTTCTGCCAAATATGAGAATTGAGTGGGGATCTGGGAATCCTAGAGTCCTTGGTGGTGACACTCATCTCTGCAGTCCCTTTGGATGTGATATTGCTTtgatttaccatttcttttcctaGGTAGAGGCAGTTCTGATGCCTTCCACTTGGCTTCTCCCACCGTGTAATAGCCCTTACTCAATAGGTCAGGGAACCAATGTGAGGATTCTGCCATCTGTTAAGTATGTCTTTGCCAACTGTGCTTTCTGAAACTGGGCAAATAGCCACAGGATGGGTTCAGGGACCCGGTGCACCCACTACAAAATGGACCCAAGCTAAAATTGCACTGATCATCTGATCTCCGTAAGTCCCTACTCTGGTTGGAGGGCCGGGCCACAGTGACATTTTGGGTCTCCTAAAatcagtgtcagtgcagagcccagtagTCCCTGAAACGTCTGATTAGTTCCTTTTTTCCAATATACAGTTAGCCTAGCAAAAGGCTGTAAGTCCCTTTGGGAAAGGCTAGGAGAAAGATTAAcggttttaatttttgttagtgTATTTTTGGGGTCCTTTCTCAAAAGGACCCAGATTCCCCTTCATTCAAGGTTTTCTGGGTCTGTAAACTGGCACAAGTCTGGGAATTGATTAAGGGGTCAGGACTCTATTTTTATGACTCAGGTGAGAATTTTGTTCACTTGACCTAGAATTTTCCTGCTTATACAGATGAAATAAGAATTTAGTAGGCTTTGGGGAatctgagtagctcagtcagttgagtgtccgactcttaatctcagctcaggtcttgatctcagggtcatgagttcaagccccacattgggctcagtgcggggtgtggagcctacttctgtgtctccctctctgcccctaacccgcttgtgctctgtttctgtctctctcaaaaataaataaacattaaaaaaaaattttttttaagaatttagtaGGCTTGATAGGAATTGATATAGGATGGATCTTTGAtggccttttaaatttttttctgactggttttctgttcagctttttctgttaagttttttaattattttcctagaaaattacCTATTTtggttaaattttcatttatccaTCAGAGATGTGTATAGCAAtctggttttttttaactttttaaaagtttgcttatttttgagagagagagacagagagagagcaagagtgcaagcgggggaggggcagagagagagggaaacgcagaatccgaagcaggctccgggctccgagctgtcggcaccgtgcccgacgcggggctcaaacccacaaaccgcaagatcatggcctaagccaaagtcggacacctaactgactgagccacccgagccccaccaatctcagtttttaaaataacttttttttttagtttatgtatttgagagagagagagagagagaatgagcaggggaggggcagagaggacgagacagagaatcccaagcaggctccatactgtcagtgtggagcccaatgtggggctcaaactcacaaaccatgagaccataacct belongs to Felis catus isolate Fca126 chromosome C1, F.catus_Fca126_mat1.0, whole genome shotgun sequence and includes:
- the LOC123379125 gene encoding translation initiation factor IF-2-like; its protein translation is MAPRSGNFTPGQVLGCKCASALVKRGWGPHPGLNVNVPNWGILERPGHPGTRKPGALAANPSPAPTRLPPGPLPWGPRRSRRRGRPPSHLPAISSGGTSPPRPTTAGLRCCGPPGPGPVPGVHAQRTSEPCRRRRCCCRRARTRPQPPTPGEVCTACCREACRVTDAGGPSTARRELPLVDAGRGGAVIGPECGRGGGNKAAGWRCAKASAGGDCGASGTLPCGAAPDRGVDDVVCTGPAAPCAGPEPAESSAGSGGRAPGASCGQAASPTGVSSCAWHAAALGQSARVSPPGGAWHCESYLCPWRKRRTV